DNA sequence from the Treponema sp. OMZ 838 genome:
TTTCTCCAGATGGAGATACTGTGCATATTCTTCCATTAGCTTTGAAAGATAGGCATGTTCCCGCATCACTTCTTTGTAACGGCTTTGGTTTTTGATCAACGCAGGGTCTTGTATTTCTTCTTCCAGTTCTTTCCAGCGAACTGATAAGCTTTCAAGTTTTTCTTTCATAATAATTCACCTTATCACACACTTTTAGCCGAATAGAACGGCTGATTTTTTTGAAGGACATTGATATTGATAGTGCCGGATTAGACGTAGCTAAGGCTGCTGCATAGCTTCTAAAATCTCTTTATTGTGAAACAGCTTTGCATATCCCAACGCGGACATACCTAAATGATCGGAAATATTCCAATCTGCCTTGTGCTTGATGAGGGTCTGTACCATTGGGACATCCTGCCTGCCGACGGCAAGTATTAATGCCGTTTGTCCATCCTTGCTCTGAATGTTTGTATCGGCATTTTTTGAGAGCAGTAATTCTGCAGTCTTTAAATCGCCGATTTGAGCGGCTTCCATCAATGCCGAATAGGAACGGTCTTCGGCACGGAGATTTATCTCTGCTCCATAGGTGAGCAGGAGTGTGGTAATCTCATAGTGTGTATTTCTGACGGCAAGCGAAAGTACCGGAGTACCGCGCGTGTCCCGCTGTGAAGCACTGAATCCGGCCTCCAAAAACAGCTTGACAATTTCGTATTTGCCTTCTTCTACTGCTGTCGTAAAGTTTGATTCAAAACAAGGACAGCCGATATCCAGCAGCTGTTCGCGGGCAAGCCGCTTTCGTTCTACTGTTAGAAAATTCTGCTGCTCTTTAACAAAAAAATCTTCAAATATATCAAGTGCCAACGGGATGATAAATTGTTTACAGTTTTCCGGTAAAGGTAATGACTTTCTCTGTCCCAGCGTTAAGATAGGAAGATGCTTTCCAATACCAAGACCTAAAATGAAAATAAATGCAGGATCTAACCTAGGTGTATTCTTACCGAAAATAAATAAAATATGCGAGGCATCCTGCAGCAGAGCTGCGGGAGAGCATGTATTGTCTTTCCATAACCTTTCGGCTTGACAGTGTTTGACATCGCATTGATGAGATTCAATAATGTGTGCGGCTGCTTCGGCGGTTTTCTTTTCCGCATTTTCATACATAATAACGATTTTCATGATACTATCCGGTAATATATCGTAAAGTGGAAATCATTTCAATGATTCTTGATATTCTGAGGTTTAATTGCTCCTGAGCGTATCAGTGCTATTTTTGCAGTTACCGGTCCCATCAATTCATATAATACCGAAGAAGCCAGAATGATGTTAAATAAGATGAGACCGTCCTTTTCAGGCAGCATCGCTTTCCCCATAAACGCGAGACCTATTGCAACACCCGCTTGCGGCATCAGAGCAAAACCCATATTGTCCGTTATCTTCTTATCGATAGACAGTATTTTGCATGATGTGTATGCGCCGATATATTTTCCGATTATCCTGATACAAAAATACGCGACTCCGATAATCCCCGCCGTTACGATAATGGTCAGATCCATATTCATACCGGAGATGATAAAAAAACTGCTCATCACCGGAGGAGAAAAATTATTCATTTGGTCGAATAGGGTTTTATCGTTTGTCCGGTTGTAATATACGGCGCCGCATACCATACAGGCAAGCAGCGGGCTTACCTCGAAGTATGAACAGATACCGGAAATTAAAAAAAGAAATGCGACGGCTAAAATCAGGCGATTGTCAAAGCTCCGTTTTTCTGTAATGAGAAACTCCATACACAGAGCGGTCATGAATCCCAACATTAGCATTGCGGCATTAAGCGTAATCGGCATCACAATACTCATAATATTAAACACATCGCTTTCCTGTGCATTGACGACGGCAACCATGATACTGAACACAAAAAGGCAGACAACATCGTCAAAGGCGGTGATACGCAACAGCAGATCGACAAAGGGGCCTTTACCGTTGTATTCCTTTATCGTCATAATAGTGCTGGCGGGGGCTGTTGCGGTCGCAATCGCACCGAGTAAGAGTGAGAAAGACAGCCTCATTTTAAATACGAAGAGCATAACAACGGTCACTAAGCATCCTGCTAACAGAGATTCGCAAAGCGTGATAAAGACGACATTCCGGAATTCCTTTCTGCCGTCGCTCCGCTTAAAGTATCTTCCCATATCAAAAGCGATAAAACTGAGTGCGATAATCGAAATAACGTCCAAGTTGACGATAAAATGCCGATGGATTAAATGCAATCCGCTTGGGCCTATTAAAATACCTGCTAGAATATAGCCGCTTACCTTCGGCAGCTGAATCCTTTTTGTGAATCGAGTGACTAAAAAGCCGCTTATCAATATCAACGCAAAGGATATCAGTATTGTGGTAGGTAAGTTAAGGCCTTTAACAATGTTGTAAATAAAATCGATTATATCCATCTTTTTGCTCATCTTTGATACGCATAGGTGCACCGCCGAAAGGGCGATTGTGAATTCAGAGGTGTTCTATACTATAGTATATACCTAAAAGACGCAACCTCCTTTTGAAATATACGGCATATCTGCGTTGTCGCTACGCCGAAATAAATGCTCAACGTATACCCGATACGTCTCCGCTTTATTTCGGCTAGGCTCCTAGCATCTACGCCGTCTATTTCAAAAGGCTTACGGAAAGGCTATTTTTAATGTAAGGCAAATGCATTAAAAGGATATATCGGACTTCGCAGAAAAGTTGGTTGCCCTACCATATAGCAACGCTTTTGAAAAGAGACGACGTAGATACAAGGCGTGAGCACAAATTAACCGCAGGCGTATCTTTGATACGTTGAGGATTAATTTGTGCACAGCAACGAAGTAGATGCGCCGTATATTTTCAAAAGGCTTGAGTCTTGACATAACGATGAATATTTTAGATGATGCCTCAATGGGTAATGCGGTGAAATTTACCAGATCTTATTTGCAAACACTGTCGACGGATGCTCTTTTTGCATTGGCAGACCAATATGGGCTGTTTTTGTCGTCGGATTTGACGAGGCATCTTTTGATCGGCGAATTGCTCGATCTTGATGACGGTACTGCGAATGATGAATACAGTGGTGATTCCATTGCGGCGTCTGTAAAGCCTCATGAGGCAACCTATAGCTATAATATGACCGAAATACGGGTTATCTTAAAAAATCCGCTGTGGTTTTTTGTCTTTTGGGATTTTCATAAACGCCTTTTTACCGAATTAACGGAAGCGAAAGATTTTTCTTTTTTTTCACTGCGTGTACATTCCCTCGATCCTGAGAATACTTCAAAGTCATTAGACTTTTTTGATATACAGGTACTCAAGGAAGACCGTAGGCACTATGTGCATGTCTCTTTTGACGAATACCTGCATCGTATCGATTTAATGGCTCATTTTACGAACGGCCGTGAGCAGATATTGGCACAATCGAATATCGTCGGCATGCAGCGGAAGAATATTCCACAACGGCTTTGCATTTCACAAAATGCGGTGAATAAGATAATCAGTCTATCGGGATTGGCTGCTTTAAAGAAGTCCCACTTTAGGCATTACCGGCAAGCCTTTAGATAAAAAAGCTTGGGGATGTCTTGAAAGTCGGTTGCTGTTTCGCCATCCCCGTGTTCGAAGAACAGTATATTCGAGGTACCCGATGATTAAAAAGACCTTACTTTTTATTTTTCATGCTCACGTACCGTATATCCGTCATTCGGAAGAGAATGAGCCGCTTGAAGCGACACAGTTATATGAAATGCTATCGTACGGTTTTTTACCGTTTTTACGGATATGCAGCCGTTTGGATGCCGATGCTGTTCCGTTTAAGTGTGCGCTGGTCATTTCTCCGCTTTTGTGCGAAATGCTGAAATCTCCTTTGTGTCAAGAACGGTACGGCGTGTACTTGGATCAGCATATCGTATTTGCACAGCAGGAATTAAAGCGGGCAGCAGGCTCACCTCGGGAAGCTCTTGTACGGCTGTCCCTTGAGTTTTTACAGATGAACCGAGAAGATTTTTATGTCCGTTATAAAAAAAATATTTTGAGCGGAATAAATTCCTTTGCTGCTAAAGGCTGTATTGAACTGCTTGCAACATCGGCGACGCCATGTTTTTTCCCGTTTTATCAGGCTATGCCCGAAGCGCTTACCGTTCAGATTGAACAAGGACTCAGCAGTTTTCGGGAGGATTTTGCAACGGTTCCCGCAGGGTTTTGGCTCCCATCGATGGGGTATGATACGGGGCTGGACAGTATGATCAAGTCGTACGGTATCGATTATACCGTATTGGAAAGCCAAAGTTTCTTATTTGCCGATCGGCCGCCGGTGAATGGTGTCTTTTCCGCCGCGATGGGAGAAAGCGGGCTTTCGTTTTTAGGAAAAGACAGTACCGCATACACCGATATTGCACATTCCGAAACCGGTTTTTATCTGCACCCCGATTACCTCGATACCGATAAAGATGCCGGGTTTGAACTGGATGAACAAGCGCTTTCGCCCCTGTTCGATGTGAAAAAAGGACGGCGTACAACAGGATTTTGTTATCACCGGCGAGGCGGCGGCGACTATGACGCAGCGGCAGGCGCACTGCAAGCGGAAAAAGATGCCGAGCGGTTTCTTGCAAACCGTGATGCGGTATTAACGGAGGCTGCAGAATTGCTTGATATCGATCCCGATCCGCTGTGTTCAGTTTCCGTGCTTCCGCTAAGGTTTCTCGGCAAAACATGGACGGAGGGAATGTGGTGGCTGGAAGCTGTATTCCGCAAACTCGCACAGCGGCATGATATGCAATGCGCTTTACCCGCCGAATACCTGAAAAAAGTGCGGCGGATACAGAGTATTAATCCTTTTTATGCTTCCAACCTGCCGAGCGGATATGCGGATGAACTGATCAACAGCTCAAACGATTGGATGTTTCCCCGTATTCAAAAGGCTACCGAACGGATGATCGACCTTGCCGGACGTTTTCCCAGTGACCAAGGTATTAAAGAGCGGATGCTGAATATGGCAGCGAAAGAGTTGTTGCTTGCCCAATCGACTGATTGGCCGTTGATGGCGGATGCCCAAACCTCTGCCGAATACGCCGCTGCAGAATGCGAGGAGCATCTTGCTGCCTTTACCGATGTGTATGATTCACTCGGTTCCGGCTCGATCGGTACCGATCGGCTGATTAAAAGAGAAAAAGAATATCCGATATTTTCGGAGATGAATTACCGTTTTTTCATATCATAGGGGGTAAGAAATGAAATTAGTGCTTATACGGCATGGCGAAAGTGAATGGAACAAGTTGAACCTGTTTACCGGTTGGACTGATGTGGAACTGTCGGAAAAGGGCGTAGAGGAAGCAAAGGAAGGCGGAAAGGCTCTTGCCGCAGCCGGTTTTGACTTTGATATCTGCTATACCTCATACTTAAAACGGGCGATTCATACGCTGCAATTCGTATTGGATGAGCTTGACCGCAACTGGCTTCCCGTCGTTAAAACATGGAAGCTGAACGAACGACATTACGGCGATCTGCAAGGATTGAACAAAGCTGAAACGGCTGAAAAATACGGAGAAGCGCAGGTAAAGATTTGGCGCCGTTCCTTCGATATTGCGCCGCCCGTCCTTGCCGAAAACGATACACGCTGTCCGTATCTCCAAACTGCATACCGCGGCATCGACAAGGCGGAACTGCCCCGTACCGAAAGCTTGAAAGATACCATTGCACGGGCTGTTCCGTATTTCGAATCGGTAATTAAAAGAGATATGCTGGCAGGTAAGCGCGTACTGATTGCCGCCCACGGTAATTCGCTCCGTGCGCTTATTAAATACTTCGAGCATC
Encoded proteins:
- a CDS encoding ankyrin repeat domain-containing protein — translated: MKIVIMYENAEKKTAEAAAHIIESHQCDVKHCQAERLWKDNTCSPAALLQDASHILFIFGKNTPRLDPAFIFILGLGIGKHLPILTLGQRKSLPLPENCKQFIIPLALDIFEDFFVKEQQNFLTVERKRLAREQLLDIGCPCFESNFTTAVEEGKYEIVKLFLEAGFSASQRDTRGTPVLSLAVRNTHYEITTLLLTYGAEINLRAEDRSYSALMEAAQIGDLKTAELLLSKNADTNIQSKDGQTALILAVGRQDVPMVQTLIKHKADWNISDHLGMSALGYAKLFHNKEILEAMQQP
- the gpmA gene encoding 2,3-diphosphoglycerate-dependent phosphoglycerate mutase, whose protein sequence is MKLVLIRHGESEWNKLNLFTGWTDVELSEKGVEEAKEGGKALAAAGFDFDICYTSYLKRAIHTLQFVLDELDRNWLPVVKTWKLNERHYGDLQGLNKAETAEKYGEAQVKIWRRSFDIAPPVLAENDTRCPYLQTAYRGIDKAELPRTESLKDTIARAVPYFESVIKRDMLAGKRVLIAAHGNSLRALIKYFEHLSDEEIIQVNLPTGVPLVYEFDTNFNVVSKAYLGDQEKINAKINAVANQGKAK
- a CDS encoding cation:proton antiporter, which encodes MDIIDFIYNIVKGLNLPTTILISFALILISGFLVTRFTKRIQLPKVSGYILAGILIGPSGLHLIHRHFIVNLDVISIIALSFIAFDMGRYFKRSDGRKEFRNVVFITLCESLLAGCLVTVVMLFVFKMRLSFSLLLGAIATATAPASTIMTIKEYNGKGPFVDLLLRITAFDDVVCLFVFSIMVAVVNAQESDVFNIMSIVMPITLNAAMLMLGFMTALCMEFLITEKRSFDNRLILAVAFLFLISGICSYFEVSPLLACMVCGAVYYNRTNDKTLFDQMNNFSPPVMSSFFIISGMNMDLTIIVTAGIIGVAYFCIRIIGKYIGAYTSCKILSIDKKITDNMGFALMPQAGVAIGLAFMGKAMLPEKDGLILFNIILASSVLYELMGPVTAKIALIRSGAIKPQNIKNH
- a CDS encoding DUF4912 domain-containing protein, whose translation is MRRIFSKGLSLDITMNILDDASMGNAVKFTRSYLQTLSTDALFALADQYGLFLSSDLTRHLLIGELLDLDDGTANDEYSGDSIAASVKPHEATYSYNMTEIRVILKNPLWFFVFWDFHKRLFTELTEAKDFSFFSLRVHSLDPENTSKSLDFFDIQVLKEDRRHYVHVSFDEYLHRIDLMAHFTNGREQILAQSNIVGMQRKNIPQRLCISQNAVNKIISLSGLAALKKSHFRHYRQAFR
- a CDS encoding 1,4-alpha-glucan branching protein domain-containing protein; amino-acid sequence: MIKKTLLFIFHAHVPYIRHSEENEPLEATQLYEMLSYGFLPFLRICSRLDADAVPFKCALVISPLLCEMLKSPLCQERYGVYLDQHIVFAQQELKRAAGSPREALVRLSLEFLQMNREDFYVRYKKNILSGINSFAAKGCIELLATSATPCFFPFYQAMPEALTVQIEQGLSSFREDFATVPAGFWLPSMGYDTGLDSMIKSYGIDYTVLESQSFLFADRPPVNGVFSAAMGESGLSFLGKDSTAYTDIAHSETGFYLHPDYLDTDKDAGFELDEQALSPLFDVKKGRRTTGFCYHRRGGGDYDAAAGALQAEKDAERFLANRDAVLTEAAELLDIDPDPLCSVSVLPLRFLGKTWTEGMWWLEAVFRKLAQRHDMQCALPAEYLKKVRRIQSINPFYASNLPSGYADELINSSNDWMFPRIQKATERMIDLAGRFPSDQGIKERMLNMAAKELLLAQSTDWPLMADAQTSAEYAAAECEEHLAAFTDVYDSLGSGSIGTDRLIKREKEYPIFSEMNYRFFIS